ATGTTCCGGGCGATCGCGTAGGCGACCATCGAGTTCGTCAGGAGCGTCAGGACGACCGCACCGACCGTGATCACCGCGCTGTTCAGGGCGGTGCGGGGGAACTCGGTGAGCTGCCAGGCCTCCGCGAAGTTGCCCCACGCGAACTCGGTCGGGAACGCGAACCCCGTGCCGCCCAGCTGGTCCTGGGTCTTGAGCGCCGTGACGACCGTGAAGTAGAGCGGGACGAGGATCGTCAGGCTCAGCACGACCAGCAGCGCGGTGAGCCACCAGTTGACGCGGTACTCCTCCCGTGACTTCCGGGGGCGTCGCGTCCTGCCCCCGGGCCGGCCGGGCAGGTCCGGGCCGTCCGGGTCGGCGCCGCGCGCGGGCCGCGGGGGTGCGGCGATGGTGTTCGGTCCACTCGTCGGCGTGGTCATCACACGGACACCTCTCTGCGCTGCAGGACCCGGAGCTGGACGACCGCGAACGCGACGATCACGATCATGAACAGGACCGCGTTGGCGAGCTGGTAGCCGTACTCGCCGCCCTGGAACCCGCCGCGGTAGATGAGCACGCCCACGGACTGGGTCGAGGTCCCGGGCCCGCCGTTCGTCAGGGCGATGATGTGGTCGAACACCTGCAGGAAGCTCTTCAGCGCGAGCACCATGTTGATCGTGAAGAAGCCGGCGATCATCGGGAACGTGATGCTGCGGAACTGCCGCCAGGAGCTCGCGCCGTCGAGCGACGCGGCCTCGTAGAGCTCCCCCGGCACGGTCTGGAGACCGGCGAGGTAGATGATGATGTTGAACGCGGTGGCCTGCCAGACGGCGAGGACCAGGATGCCGACCCAGGCGAGCTGCGGGTCGGCGAGGATCGACGTCGACAGCCGGTCGATCCCGAGCGCCGTGGCGATCGCGGGCAGCGAGCCCGAGAAGAGGTACTGGAACACGTACCCGATGACGAGGATCGAGAGCACGTTGGGCACGAAGTACGCGCCCCGCAGCGTGTTCTTCCACTTGATCTTCCCGTTCAGCCCGATCGCGACCGCCAGGGCGATCGCGTTGACCAGGATCGTCGCCAGGAGCGCGAACCGGAAGGTGAAGCCGTACGCCGCACGCACCTGCGGGTCGGCGAACAGCGCGACGTAGTTCTCGAGCCCCACGAAGCTCCAGTCCCCGTAGCCCGGGGAGTCGGTGAAGCTGTAGAACACGCCCTGGAGCACGGGGACGGTGTGGAACACGAGGAACAGCACGACCGCCGGCAGGACCATCCAGTAGAACGTGCGCGGTATGCGGTTCCGGTCGGGCCGGTGGGCCGGCGCACCGGTCCGCCGGGCGGGGGCCTGGGTCGACGTGGCCATCAGGAGCTCACCGCCCCGAGGCCCCAGGTGCGGCGCTGCGCGACGCGGTCCCACGCGCCGTCGAGCCCGTCGAGGAACGCGTCGGCGTCCTTGTCGATCAGGAGCTGCTGCAGCAGCGGCCCGAGCGGGATCGCGGGGATGAACTGGTGGTCGTCGAATCCCACGAGACGCTCCTCGTCGATGTAGGGCTGGATCCCGGCGAGCGCCGGGTCCGGGTTGCTCGCGCCCTCGAGCGCGGGGATCGCGACCTGCTGCTCGGCGTAGTCCTGCACCGCGCCGGGCTCCATCAGGAACTCGATGAAGCGGCGCGACTCCTCGGGGTGCGCGCCGCCGGCGCCCGCGGTCACGAGCACGTCGACCCCCGAGACGAGCCGGGTGTCGGCCGGGTCGTCCGTCGCCGGGAGCGGGAAGCTGCCGACGGTGAAGTCCGGCTCGAAGCTGCGGATCTGCGGGACGGCGTAGCTTCCCAGCAGGAGCATCGCGGACTCCCCCGCCGCGAACGCCACGGTGCCCTCCTGGTACCCGAAGGCCGCGGGGTTCGGCTGGGTGTACTCGAACAGCTCGAGCTCCTTCTCCGCGGCCTCGCGCCAGCCCTCGGCGAACGTGGCGTCACCCGCGAACCGGGCCTCGAAGAAGCCCTCGGGCGCGGTCTGCGCGGTGAGCGGCGCGAGCGGCGCCTGCGCGGTCCACGCGTCGGCGAGCATCGCGTAGAACGGCGTGACGCCCGCGGCCTGGAACGTCTGCGCCGCGGCGATCAGCTCGTCCCAGGTCTGCGGGACCTCGACGCCCTGCTGCTCGAAGAGCTCGACGTTGTACAGCACGCCGCTCGCATTCGCGGCGAACGGGATGCCGTTGACGGCGCCCTCCCCGCTCGCGCCGAGGTCCTGCAGGATCTCGACGTAGCCCTCGTTGAGGTCCTCGAGGAGCGGGTCGCCCGCGTAGTTCTCGAAGATGCCCGCCGAGGCGAGCTCTCC
The Cellulomonas sp. NS3 DNA segment above includes these coding regions:
- a CDS encoding carbohydrate ABC transporter permease; its protein translation is MATSTQAPARRTGAPAHRPDRNRIPRTFYWMVLPAVVLFLVFHTVPVLQGVFYSFTDSPGYGDWSFVGLENYVALFADPQVRAAYGFTFRFALLATILVNAIALAVAIGLNGKIKWKNTLRGAYFVPNVLSILVIGYVFQYLFSGSLPAIATALGIDRLSTSILADPQLAWVGILVLAVWQATAFNIIIYLAGLQTVPGELYEAASLDGASSWRQFRSITFPMIAGFFTINMVLALKSFLQVFDHIIALTNGGPGTSTQSVGVLIYRGGFQGGEYGYQLANAVLFMIVIVAFAVVQLRVLQRREVSV
- a CDS encoding ABC transporter substrate-binding protein encodes the protein MAPPRTVARLLVVGLAASALTACAGGSGERTELTFFQFKPEAVAYFEQRAAEFEAQNPDIDVVVDNVPDPETALRTRLVKNDVPDVLTLNGNGTFGELASAGIFENYAGDPLLEDLNEGYVEILQDLGASGEGAVNGIPFAANASGVLYNVELFEQQGVEVPQTWDELIAAAQTFQAAGVTPFYAMLADAWTAQAPLAPLTAQTAPEGFFEARFAGDATFAEGWREAAEKELELFEYTQPNPAAFGYQEGTVAFAAGESAMLLLGSYAVPQIRSFEPDFTVGSFPLPATDDPADTRLVSGVDVLVTAGAGGAHPEESRRFIEFLMEPGAVQDYAEQQVAIPALEGASNPDPALAGIQPYIDEERLVGFDDHQFIPAIPLGPLLQQLLIDKDADAFLDGLDGAWDRVAQRRTWGLGAVSS